Proteins encoded within one genomic window of Sulfurovum sp. XGS-02:
- a CDS encoding EAL domain-containing protein, whose protein sequence is MFRKIFVLLLLSAVTSYATVTLTNKTEKYDRFTLYYFYDESSTLDINDIEKMDFTQVIPNQFSQGYYTGTAWIKLNVTNHGDSEDYVLYFTEPFWSMLDLYTKNNDAWDIQKNGLNASLKERSIEDYNPSYKLHISPGESKTYYIKGQTHSGHIGEFKIFTEEEFFRPNRIDITDIYIIYACILFIIVLFSLYNLIVIKNRIFAYYIAYILSFIVFIAMKSGFYLEFGLSGWSQGLHVVGTIVVLFLVLFSGRFLELRTRMPMINRIFNVSAGLFLLFALLISQDVPYACLAFNLYSSLFFTLLLAVAIKALYQGLIGARYYLIALIIYMPAMGMMTLTFNGLLDNTDIHRYAFLAGSFIEILFFTLILTNKYNELNLQKIHRQKQLLKARKNNEKFLETKIEEKTSDLIKINKQLLKKTEELEITKEQLTRDILERTEAEKEVEKQKNVLHHQANHDSLTGLPNRALFSTRLKQGIKKAKKKEKGLALFFIDLDKFKEINDSLGHDVGDRVLTTITNILKSSIRKEDTLSRLAGDEFTIIMEDVVYSEDVSKLGHAILNMFAEPIHVDEHLLYITCSIGISLYPQDADNEKDLLKYADTAMYRAKESGRNNFQFYRPEMTTHALEQMHLKTSLRQAIDNEEFIIHYQPQVDIATDTLVGIEALLRWQHPAKGLLTPKKFIALAEETGMILEIDDWVMHTTMKQVSKWYHDGLDPGILALNISMRQLESPNFIHRIQHTMDTYGFKAEWLELEITEGHMMKNAMEIINKLKQVSKLGINISIDDFGTGYSSLSLLKRLPINRLKIDKSFIEDIPEDEEDIAIIKSIIVLARSLNLKVIAEGVETIEQINFLKSKNCKYVQGHYYFYPMSADELQEILLDNNR, encoded by the coding sequence ATGTTTAGAAAAATATTCGTTTTATTACTTTTATCTGCAGTGACATCCTATGCCACAGTCACACTGACAAATAAAACTGAAAAATATGACCGCTTTACACTTTACTACTTTTATGATGAAAGCAGCACACTTGATATTAATGATATCGAGAAGATGGATTTTACACAGGTTATACCCAACCAGTTTTCTCAGGGTTATTATACAGGAACAGCATGGATAAAACTCAATGTGACCAACCATGGTGACAGTGAAGATTATGTGCTTTACTTTACAGAACCTTTTTGGTCCATGTTAGATCTCTATACAAAAAACAATGATGCATGGGATATACAGAAGAATGGTCTTAATGCAAGCCTTAAAGAAAGAAGTATTGAAGATTACAACCCATCCTATAAACTACATATCTCACCGGGTGAAAGTAAGACATATTATATAAAAGGTCAGACACATTCGGGACATATAGGGGAATTTAAGATATTCACGGAAGAAGAGTTTTTTAGACCCAACCGTATTGATATCACTGACATCTACATTATCTATGCGTGTATCTTATTCATCATAGTCCTGTTCAGTCTGTATAATCTGATCGTCATTAAAAATCGTATCTTTGCTTACTACATCGCATATATACTCTCCTTTATTGTTTTTATAGCGATGAAAAGTGGGTTTTACTTAGAGTTCGGTTTGTCTGGATGGAGTCAGGGTCTGCATGTTGTAGGTACGATCGTAGTATTGTTTCTGGTACTCTTCTCAGGCCGTTTTTTGGAATTACGAACACGTATGCCAATGATTAATAGGATCTTTAACGTATCGGCAGGTCTTTTTTTACTTTTTGCACTGCTCATATCACAAGATGTACCTTATGCCTGTTTAGCATTTAACCTTTATTCCTCACTGTTCTTTACCCTCCTCCTTGCAGTTGCAATCAAAGCCCTGTATCAAGGTCTGATAGGTGCCAGATACTATCTCATTGCCCTTATTATCTATATGCCTGCAATGGGCATGATGACTTTAACCTTTAACGGTCTATTGGACAATACAGACATACACAGATACGCTTTTCTTGCAGGTTCTTTTATAGAGATCCTCTTCTTTACACTGATATTGACTAACAAGTATAATGAACTGAATCTTCAGAAAATACACAGACAAAAGCAACTTTTAAAAGCACGAAAGAACAATGAAAAGTTTTTAGAAACCAAAATAGAGGAAAAAACAAGTGATCTTATTAAGATCAATAAACAATTGTTAAAGAAAACAGAAGAACTTGAGATCACAAAAGAGCAGTTAACCAGAGATATTCTTGAACGCACAGAAGCTGAAAAAGAAGTAGAAAAACAAAAAAATGTTTTACATCACCAGGCCAATCACGATTCACTTACGGGATTGCCCAACAGAGCACTGTTTAGCACTAGATTGAAGCAAGGGATCAAAAAAGCGAAGAAGAAAGAGAAAGGGTTGGCACTCTTTTTTATCGATTTGGATAAATTTAAAGAGATCAATGATTCATTGGGTCATGACGTAGGAGATAGAGTTTTAACAACAATCACGAACATATTGAAAAGTTCTATCCGTAAAGAAGATACACTTTCCCGTTTAGCCGGAGATGAATTTACCATCATCATGGAAGATGTGGTCTATTCAGAAGATGTATCTAAACTAGGACATGCCATTCTAAATATGTTTGCAGAACCCATACATGTTGACGAGCATCTATTATATATTACCTGCAGTATTGGTATCAGTCTTTATCCCCAAGATGCAGACAATGAAAAAGACCTTTTAAAGTATGCAGATACCGCAATGTACAGGGCAAAAGAGAGTGGACGCAACAATTTTCAGTTCTATCGACCCGAAATGACAACACATGCACTGGAACAAATGCATCTGAAAACCAGTCTACGTCAAGCGATCGACAATGAAGAGTTTATCATACACTATCAACCTCAGGTCGACATCGCTACCGATACATTGGTAGGGATCGAGGCTCTATTGCGATGGCAACATCCAGCGAAAGGTCTGCTGACACCTAAAAAATTTATTGCTTTGGCAGAAGAGACCGGTATGATACTCGAAATTGATGACTGGGTGATGCATACCACGATGAAACAGGTATCAAAATGGTATCATGACGGCTTAGACCCCGGTATACTCGCATTAAATATTTCGATGAGACAGTTAGAATCGCCTAATTTCATCCATAGAATCCAACATACTATGGATACCTATGGTTTTAAAGCAGAGTGGCTGGAATTGGAAATTACAGAAGGTCATATGATGAAAAATGCTATGGAGATCATCAATAAACTCAAACAGGTCAGCAAACTGGGCATCAATATTTCTATTGATGACTTCGGAACAGGATACTCTTCATTGTCCCTTTTAAAACGTCTACCTATCAACAGACTTAAGATCGATAAATCGTTTATTGAAGACATCCCTGAAGATGAAGAGGATATTGCTATTATTAAATCGATCATAGTGCTTGCAAGAAGTCTCAACCTTAAGGTCATAGCAGAAGGGGTAGAGACGATAGAACAGATCAATTTTCTAAAAAGTAAAAATTGTAAATATGTCCAGGGACACTACTATTTTTACCCTATGTCAGCAGATGAACTGCAAGAGATACTTTTAGACAATAATAGATAG
- a CDS encoding glycosyl transferase, with translation MADFFQNGLITTLQYLSNRTLEEMETELEKFSKRHNMVLLLPALYSEFETPAMKQILKELKGVKYLYKIILGLDRATKEEFENVKAIMANLDVRVDVLWNDGPNVQKLYNQFDDLGFSSINIKGKGRNVWTMLGYALADKNAFAFALHDCDIVNYSREVPARLFYPIIHPALDFEFNKGYYSRVTDRLHGRATRLFYTPLIKALKNTYGESDYLNYMDSFRYALSGEFAFTRTLARGIRISPTWGLEVSTLSEVYDKTSVRRICQTEIMESYEHKHQELTGDIPTHELEGGVAKMAIDIAQTIFRVMAQRGVTFSKESLTTLRSSFFHESRKAIGRYDAVAKFNALNFDRKKEIDAVETFDHALKEACESFLANPLGVPSLSAWTSIRSVCPEISERFKETVNKDNSSC, from the coding sequence ATGGCAGATTTTTTTCAAAACGGACTGATAACAACACTACAATACCTCTCAAATCGAACGCTTGAAGAGATGGAGACTGAGTTAGAAAAGTTCTCAAAAAGACACAATATGGTGCTACTCCTGCCTGCGCTTTACTCTGAATTTGAAACGCCTGCGATGAAACAGATCCTCAAAGAACTTAAAGGAGTAAAATATCTTTACAAGATCATTTTGGGTTTAGACAGGGCAACGAAAGAAGAATTTGAAAATGTTAAAGCTATTATGGCTAATCTTGATGTGAGGGTAGATGTACTTTGGAATGATGGCCCTAACGTTCAAAAACTCTACAATCAGTTTGATGACCTAGGGTTTAGCAGTATTAATATTAAAGGAAAGGGCCGAAATGTCTGGACGATGCTGGGCTATGCCCTTGCAGATAAAAATGCCTTTGCATTTGCCCTGCATGATTGTGACATTGTAAATTACAGTCGTGAAGTTCCTGCACGACTTTTTTACCCGATTATTCACCCGGCATTGGATTTTGAATTTAACAAAGGCTACTACTCACGTGTTACAGATAGGTTGCATGGACGTGCAACAAGACTCTTTTATACCCCGCTGATAAAGGCTCTTAAAAATACCTATGGGGAGAGTGACTATTTAAACTATATGGACAGTTTCAGGTATGCACTCTCAGGAGAATTTGCTTTTACACGTACACTTGCACGAGGGATCCGTATTTCTCCTACTTGGGGTTTAGAAGTCTCAACACTGAGTGAAGTTTATGATAAAACCTCTGTACGACGTATTTGTCAAACAGAGATCATGGAGAGTTATGAGCATAAACACCAGGAACTCACAGGAGACATTCCTACGCATGAACTTGAAGGTGGAGTGGCAAAGATGGCCATAGATATTGCACAAACCATTTTCAGGGTCATGGCGCAGCGTGGGGTGACATTTTCCAAAGAGTCGCTTACTACACTGCGAAGCTCATTCTTTCATGAGAGTCGAAAAGCCATTGGACGCTATGATGCGGTGGCTAAATTTAATGCGTTGAATTTTGATAGGAAGAAAGAGATAGATGCTGTTGAGACTTTTGATCATGCACTCAAAGAGGCGTGTGAAAGTTTTCTTGCTAATCCTCTCGGTGTTCCTTCCCTCTCAGCATGGACCAGTATACGTTCTGTATGTCCAGAGATATCAGAACGATTTAAAGAGACTGTCAATAAGGATAATAGCTCATGTTAG
- a CDS encoding DNA polymerase IV translates to MFLHIDIDSFFASAERSVDHKLKGIPMCVGSRSNLEIFNKKRTHIRLMNDNSGAFVAPVFYNDKKKTFASYFVDEIEGKKKIRGIVTTASYEARVYGVKTAMPISQALQLCPQLTVVPSNYPLYHKLSHKIHAFIFAHIPQVEQYSIDEFFGDVSGWKKDEEVYAFAQELQAKILEDFDIPVSIGIAKAKWIAKLATESAKPYGVYEVKDIDAYIEKIPIKEFPGIGKGFQKRLEAHYISTLGDIKRHKTLFASWKKPGIQLYRRVTGTDNEGISSRGERKSIGISRTFDAIHDRDEIKRRIMIMARHIIYMVMAMEVNPTSYYMKIGYEYGTKVKKTLTVDRVFSETLFKSMLSEMYEEIVQPNKGAIKLTLNVSNFASLNLKTLSLIDFNEDSKAKQLHQNIHALRARFGLDIIKTGNEF, encoded by the coding sequence TTGTTTTTGCATATCGATATAGACAGTTTCTTTGCTTCTGCTGAACGGAGTGTGGACCATAAACTCAAAGGTATACCTATGTGTGTCGGATCTCGCAGTAATCTTGAGATATTTAACAAAAAACGTACTCATATAAGGCTTATGAATGACAACTCTGGTGCTTTTGTAGCACCTGTGTTCTACAATGATAAAAAGAAAACATTCGCGTCTTACTTTGTAGATGAGATTGAAGGAAAGAAAAAGATACGGGGCATCGTGACCACTGCAAGTTATGAGGCCAGGGTATACGGAGTGAAGACAGCCATGCCCATTTCTCAGGCCTTACAGCTTTGTCCCCAGTTAACGGTGGTGCCTTCTAATTATCCGCTCTATCACAAACTCTCTCATAAGATACATGCATTTATATTTGCACATATACCTCAGGTAGAGCAGTACAGCATCGATGAGTTTTTCGGAGATGTCAGCGGATGGAAGAAAGATGAAGAGGTGTATGCTTTTGCTCAAGAGTTACAGGCAAAGATACTGGAAGATTTTGACATTCCTGTTTCTATAGGCATTGCAAAAGCAAAATGGATCGCTAAATTGGCAACAGAATCCGCCAAGCCTTACGGTGTGTATGAGGTGAAAGATATAGATGCCTATATAGAAAAGATTCCTATCAAAGAGTTTCCGGGTATAGGAAAAGGATTTCAAAAGAGGCTTGAAGCACATTATATCTCTACACTGGGTGATATAAAACGGCATAAAACACTTTTTGCATCATGGAAAAAACCCGGCATTCAACTTTACAGACGTGTGACAGGAACAGACAATGAAGGTATCAGCAGCAGAGGGGAGAGGAAGTCCATAGGTATCAGCCGTACGTTTGATGCTATACATGACCGTGATGAGATAAAGAGACGTATTATGATCATGGCAAGGCATATTATCTATATGGTGATGGCAATGGAGGTGAACCCTACAAGCTATTATATGAAGATAGGGTATGAATATGGTACCAAAGTAAAAAAGACTTTGACGGTAGATAGAGTATTCTCTGAAACACTTTTTAAGTCCATGCTTTCAGAGATGTATGAAGAGATAGTCCAGCCCAATAAAGGGGCCATAAAACTGACATTGAATGTTTCAAATTTTGCTTCACTCAACCTCAAGACACTTTCATTGATAGACTTTAATGAAGACAGCAAAGCAAAACAGTTACATCAGAATATACATGCGTTAAGAGCACGTTTTGGGCTGGATATCATTAAAACAGGAAATGAATTTTAA
- the galU gene encoding UTP--glucose-1-phosphate uridylyltransferase GalU: MIKKCLFPAAGYGTRFLPATKATPKEMLPILTKPLIQYGVEEASDAGMDVMAIITGRGKRALVEHFDISYELEHQIKGSSKEDLLKSTRDMMDKCTFTFTRQKEMLGLGHAILKGEPLIGNEPFGVILADDLCVNEEGDNVLAQLVKIYEKYKCCVVAIQEVPKEETYKYGVIDGKEIQDDVFMISDMVEKPDLEDAPSNLAIIGRYILTPDIFRTIEETEPGKNGELQITDALLNHAKKGMVLAYKFKGKRFDCGSVDGFVQATNYFYDKLKKEAE, from the coding sequence ATGATTAAAAAATGTTTATTCCCGGCTGCCGGATATGGTACACGGTTTTTACCGGCAACCAAGGCAACACCTAAAGAGATGCTTCCCATCTTGACCAAACCACTGATACAGTATGGGGTAGAAGAAGCAAGTGATGCCGGTATGGATGTCATGGCGATCATTACGGGTCGCGGTAAGAGAGCTTTGGTAGAACATTTTGATATCTCGTATGAATTGGAGCATCAAATCAAAGGAAGTTCCAAAGAAGATCTACTGAAAAGTACACGCGATATGATGGATAAATGTACCTTTACGTTTACCAGGCAAAAAGAGATGTTGGGACTGGGCCATGCTATTTTAAAAGGTGAACCTTTGATCGGAAATGAACCTTTTGGCGTGATCTTGGCAGATGATCTGTGTGTAAATGAGGAAGGGGATAATGTATTAGCCCAGTTGGTCAAGATCTATGAGAAATACAAATGTTGTGTTGTGGCCATTCAAGAGGTGCCTAAAGAAGAGACATACAAATATGGTGTAATTGATGGAAAAGAGATACAAGATGATGTATTTATGATCTCTGATATGGTCGAAAAACCGGACCTTGAAGATGCTCCTTCGAATCTCGCGATCATTGGACGATACATACTTACCCCTGATATTTTTAGAACCATTGAAGAGACCGAACCTGGTAAAAATGGGGAACTACAAATTACCGATGCTTTGCTAAATCATGCAAAAAAGGGTATGGTTTTAGCCTACAAGTTTAAAGGAAAACGTTTTGACTGCGGAAGCGTTGACGGTTTTGTCCAGGCAACCAACTATTTTTACGATAAGTTGAAAAAAGAAGCAGAATAA
- a CDS encoding sugar phosphorylase, protein MLERDSKERLDLIKNSLEFIYAKEDAALAYDAVSVLIKEYQERVERKPYVMSEKDVILITYGDQIFHDGETALATLNRFLNEYVKDCINSVHILPFYPYSSDDGFSIVDYKGVCPLKGSWKDIKALNQNHRLMFDGVINHMSQLSHWFERFLANDPEYYNFFTELDPSLDLSAVVRPRTTPLLTEFNDDEGGIRHIWTTFSFDQVDLNYANYKVLIKLLDVLLFYVEKGASLLRLDAIAFIWKEIGTSCVHLPQTHELIQLMREVIHAVAPEIIIITETNVPHDENISYFGKGDNEAHMVYNFALPPLLAYSILAGNTTQLTEWAKTLRLPSDKVCFFNFTASHDGIGVRAVSNILNKDELNFLVNSCKAHGGLVSYRSIGGEEKSPYELNCSYIDILTSPEEDDTLRLKRMILSQAVVLAMPGVPGIYFHSLVGSRNYHEAVRKTRRNRAINRERLNFDNIKDELSEEGSLRNNMFKRYKQLISIRIHEPCFDPFAKFEFLSLGKEIFAVTHYSQESNEFLIALHNFQNKEIDVDISPYKEGVLMDIISHRQIEEGIFIMQPYEILWLKPLKEGEKEND, encoded by the coding sequence ATGTTAGAAAGAGATAGTAAAGAAAGATTGGATCTTATTAAAAATTCTCTTGAATTTATCTATGCCAAAGAAGATGCTGCTTTGGCGTATGATGCTGTAAGTGTACTGATCAAGGAGTATCAAGAGAGAGTTGAAAGAAAACCCTATGTAATGAGTGAAAAAGATGTGATACTCATTACCTACGGTGATCAGATTTTTCATGATGGGGAAACGGCGTTAGCAACACTTAACCGGTTTTTAAATGAGTATGTGAAAGACTGCATTAACAGTGTACATATTTTGCCATTTTACCCTTATTCGAGTGATGATGGTTTTTCAATTGTCGATTATAAAGGCGTCTGCCCTTTAAAAGGTTCATGGAAAGACATTAAAGCACTGAATCAAAATCACCGTCTTATGTTTGATGGGGTAATTAACCACATGAGCCAGCTAAGTCATTGGTTTGAGAGATTTTTAGCCAATGATCCTGAATATTATAACTTTTTTACCGAACTTGATCCTTCCCTCGATCTATCAGCTGTAGTACGACCTCGTACCACACCTCTACTCACGGAGTTCAATGATGATGAAGGAGGCATACGCCATATTTGGACAACGTTCAGTTTTGATCAAGTGGATTTGAATTATGCGAATTACAAGGTATTGATAAAACTTTTAGATGTGTTACTTTTTTACGTAGAAAAGGGTGCATCACTTTTAAGACTTGATGCTATTGCCTTTATATGGAAAGAGATAGGTACAAGCTGTGTGCATCTGCCTCAGACCCATGAACTGATACAATTGATGCGGGAGGTGATTCATGCTGTGGCTCCTGAGATCATTATCATTACAGAGACCAATGTCCCGCATGATGAAAACATCTCCTATTTTGGAAAAGGGGATAATGAAGCACATATGGTTTACAACTTTGCACTGCCGCCACTTTTGGCATATTCAATTTTAGCGGGAAATACCACACAGTTGACAGAATGGGCCAAGACCTTAAGGCTCCCAAGTGATAAGGTCTGTTTCTTTAATTTTACAGCCAGTCATGATGGTATTGGTGTAAGGGCAGTGAGTAATATTCTTAATAAGGATGAGTTGAACTTCTTAGTGAACTCTTGCAAAGCACATGGGGGATTGGTCTCTTATCGGAGTATAGGTGGGGAGGAGAAATCTCCCTATGAGCTAAACTGTAGCTATATAGATATTTTAACCAGTCCTGAAGAGGATGATACATTACGACTCAAACGTATGATACTTTCGCAAGCTGTTGTTTTGGCAATGCCTGGGGTTCCAGGTATCTATTTTCATTCACTTGTAGGGTCGAGGAATTATCATGAAGCAGTAAGAAAAACGAGACGAAATCGTGCCATTAATCGAGAAAGATTGAATTTTGATAACATCAAAGATGAGCTGAGTGAAGAAGGAAGTCTGCGTAATAATATGTTTAAACGTTATAAACAACTCATTTCGATACGTATTCATGAACCCTGTTTTGACCCTTTTGCTAAATTTGAATTTTTATCACTGGGTAAAGAGATCTTTGCTGTAACACATTATAGTCAAGAGAGTAATGAATTTCTTATCGCCCTACATAATTTTCAAAATAAAGAAATTGATGTAGATATATCACCCTATAAAGAGGGTGTATTGATGGATATTATTTCACATCGACAGATAGAAGAAGGAATATTTATCATGCAGCCATATGAGATATTGTGGTTGAAACCATTAAAAGAAGGAGAAAAGGAAAATGATTAA
- a CDS encoding multiheme c-type cytochrome — protein sequence MKLNVKSLMLVLGTGIMFSLSGCGGGSSTSTVTTDSAPATEITYTGTDGSTRTAAINPGDAEVLAGQGYQHTLFDTAVDKCQHCHNELFDSWKTSMHSKSWSDKIFQSKHQDFLRTHIAKIGAQNIADDVNYTTGTLGKVGKTCAKCHAPAAIYSNDYNLTVSEITGVNYTDLNKTEWASLKDALENNTVSDALGNPNPSYTPHEPTTVVSIGKDKKLYSATYHIGHENNREGISCATCHSIETVRMMTDETYIKDGVVGTGGDGGIYTLAADMRGNVIGPIVQEAINPLGYSPDASERDMNIFFKLVGPEKYADVANSPHETSEYDVNKKADGRYTFRGIDEDNSTNGGKTHYTGGPFYGPFGVTGLDNSNADDDTNRSAQVNPYYDKEENNHFGNNGKALCLSCHQRSAGAIVPGTNPAEFMELCTTWTAVSNGDDTNANDSVYSPKCQKCHMPRVDEEFVLHQWAKPTTLFTQEFMAANNKTALTPSFDPDDMTAIDNPVRDKWMNDHAFVGGNKLGAPNSGAKFQSGFDSSLIVEDKGNGGLQVKTVLRNKTAHMFPGAHPMRRVLTRVIVTDSNGVEQNVSIAHATSKYGDISNNVVTGDATDTISEHGDAVVDVWYNSDRVISYQGKADELVNTEVYSQDFNGSKPILIGVDGTVKNQIVTDTNVIKGNVFNAAIIDLTEYDSRFTRIYGRQTGKYFDLTTGAPTSPSTPGAAYIVRPGFDSNIVPDQYDNRLQPNEREEYTINYNGLAAGDYSVTFKVYYMLKGANGQFPEAQDGWLDPVVNEAKKFIIREMDSHTETVTVTDAPI from the coding sequence ATGAAGTTAAATGTTAAATCATTAATGCTTGTGCTGGGTACAGGTATTATGTTTTCATTAAGCGGATGTGGTGGTGGCAGCAGCACATCCACGGTAACAACAGATAGTGCACCAGCAACGGAGATAACCTATACTGGCACTGATGGTAGTACACGTACAGCTGCAATAAACCCAGGTGATGCAGAAGTATTAGCTGGTCAAGGATATCAACATACACTCTTTGACACTGCTGTAGATAAATGTCAGCATTGTCATAATGAACTTTTTGATTCATGGAAAACATCTATGCACTCAAAATCATGGAGTGACAAGATATTCCAATCAAAACATCAGGATTTCTTGAGAACACATATTGCTAAAATAGGTGCTCAAAATATAGCTGATGATGTAAACTACACAACTGGAACACTTGGTAAAGTTGGTAAAACATGTGCAAAATGTCATGCACCTGCTGCCATTTATTCTAATGACTACAATCTTACAGTTTCAGAAATTACTGGTGTTAATTATACAGATCTTAATAAAACTGAATGGGCATCTTTGAAAGATGCACTTGAAAATAATACAGTTAGTGATGCTTTAGGAAATCCAAATCCATCATATACACCTCATGAACCAACAACTGTTGTTTCAATAGGTAAAGATAAAAAACTATATTCTGCAACATATCATATTGGTCATGAAAACAATCGCGAGGGAATTAGCTGTGCCACATGTCACAGTATTGAAACAGTTCGTATGATGACAGATGAAACATATATTAAAGATGGTGTAGTTGGTACTGGTGGAGATGGGGGTATTTATACTTTAGCTGCAGACATGAGAGGTAATGTGATTGGGCCAATTGTACAAGAAGCTATTAATCCTTTAGGTTATTCTCCTGATGCCTCTGAAAGAGATATGAATATCTTCTTCAAGCTAGTAGGTCCAGAAAAGTATGCAGATGTTGCGAATTCACCACATGAAACATCAGAATATGATGTAAATAAAAAAGCTGATGGACGTTACACATTCCGTGGAATAGATGAAGACAATAGTACAAATGGTGGTAAAACACATTATACAGGAGGACCATTCTATGGACCATTTGGAGTAACTGGTCTTGATAATTCAAATGCTGATGATGACACGAACCGTAGTGCACAAGTAAATCCATATTATGACAAAGAGGAGAACAATCACTTTGGCAATAATGGAAAAGCACTTTGTTTAAGTTGTCACCAACGTTCTGCAGGAGCAATTGTTCCAGGAACAAACCCAGCAGAGTTTATGGAGCTTTGTACAACATGGACTGCAGTAAGTAATGGAGATGATACAAATGCAAATGATTCTGTCTACTCTCCGAAATGTCAAAAGTGTCATATGCCACGTGTTGATGAAGAGTTTGTACTACACCAATGGGCTAAACCAACTACACTTTTCACACAGGAGTTCATGGCTGCAAATAATAAAACAGCATTAACACCAAGTTTTGACCCAGATGACATGACTGCTATCGATAACCCAGTTAGAGATAAATGGATGAATGATCACGCATTTGTTGGAGGTAATAAACTTGGCGCACCTAACTCTGGAGCTAAGTTCCAAAGTGGGTTTGACTCTTCACTTATAGTTGAAGATAAAGGGAATGGTGGTCTACAAGTCAAGACTGTACTACGTAACAAAACTGCTCATATGTTCCCAGGAGCACATCCAATGCGTCGTGTACTAACTCGAGTTATCGTAACTGACAGTAATGGAGTTGAGCAAAATGTCTCTATTGCGCATGCAACATCTAAATATGGTGATATTTCTAACAATGTTGTCACAGGTGATGCAACAGATACTATCAGTGAGCATGGTGATGCAGTAGTTGATGTTTGGTACAATTCAGATAGAGTTATCTCATACCAAGGTAAGGCAGATGAATTAGTTAATACTGAAGTTTATTCTCAAGACTTCAATGGTTCAAAACCTATCCTAATTGGCGTTGATGGTACTGTTAAAAATCAAATTGTAACAGATACAAATGTCATTAAAGGTAATGTATTTAATGCTGCGATCATTGATCTTACAGAATATGATAGTAGATTCACTCGAATTTATGGTAGACAAACAGGTAAATACTTCGATCTTACAACTGGTGCACCTACAAGTCCTTCGACTCCAGGCGCTGCATATATCGTAAGACCTGGTTTTGATTCAAATATAGTACCTGATCAGTATGATAACCGTCTACAACCAAATGAACGTGAAGAATATACAATTAACTATAATGGATTAGCCGCTGGAGACTATTCAGTTACATTTAAAGTCTATTACATGCTAAAAGGTGCTAATGGTCAATTCCCTGAAGCTCAAGATGGATGGCTTGACCCTGTAGTAAATGAAGCTAAGAAATTTATTATTAGAGAAATGGACAGTCATACTGAAACAGTGACTGTTACTGACGCTCCGATATAA